Part of the Crossiella cryophila genome, GCCAGGTGGGGTGGGGTGGGGCTGTGGATAAGTGGGTGGGTGTGGATGGGTTGCGATCTTGGGGGGTGGGGAGGGGGGAATGTGTGCTATTGGCCGAAGGGGCCTGATTCGGGGAGGCGGAGGTCTGGTTTGTCCAGTTCCTCGACGTTGACGTCCTTGAAGGTGATGACCCGGACGTTCTTCACGAACCTCGCGGGGCGGTACATGTCCCACACCCACGCGTCCGACATGCGCACCTCGAAGTAGACCTCGCCGTCGGCGTTGCGCACCTGCACGTCCACCGCGTTGGCCAGATAGAACCGCCGCTCGGTCTCCACGACGTAGGCGAACTGACCGACTATGTCGCGGTATTCCTTGTAGAGCTGAAGCTCCATCTCGGTCTCGTACTTCTCGAGATCCTCCGCGCTCATCCGCCTTCGACCCCTCGTCGTGACACTGCCGCCCCCTCAGCGAGGCGTCCTGGTGGAACCAACACATTCTGGACTACCGGGGCAACGCCGTTTCGGGCGGTCGCGAGCAATCCGGTTTTCACCCGCCGGGGCGGGGTCAGGCCATGTTCCTCGGCGGCGGCCACGACGTTGGCGTAGCTCCACCGGTGTTCGTCGGTGGGGCCGTGGGTTCGCAGTGCCGCACTGTGTTCCGCGGTGCTGTAACCCTTGTGCACATCGAAGCCGTACCTCGGGTGCCGCTGGTGTAACTCGGTCATGATGCGGTCCCTGGTGACCTTGGCCAGCACGCTGGCCGCGGCGACGCAGGCCACCGCCTGGTCGCCCTTGATGACCGGCATGTTGGGGGCGGTCAGGCCGGGGACCCGGAAGCCGTCGGTGAGCACGTAGCCGGGATGCGGTGACAGCCTCGCCACCGCCCGGCGCATGCCCTCCAGGTTGACCACGTGGATGCCGAGGGCGTCCACCTCGGCCGGGTCGACCACCACCACCGAATGTGCCACCGACCGGTCCAGGACCAGGTCGTACATCCGGTCGCGGGTGGCCGCGGTGAGCAGTTTGGAATCGGTCAGGCCCTCGAACCGGCGGGTGTCGCCTGGGCGCAGCACGCATGCGGCGACCACCAGTGGTCCGGCGCACGCGCCCCGTCCCGCCTCGTCGACCCCGGCCACCGGGCCCAGGCCGCGCCGGTCCAGCGCGGCTTGCAACGCCCAGTTGCCGGAGCTGCCGCGGACCACCGCTCGCGGTGGGCGCAGCTCGGCCTTCGAGTCATCCGGACGGGGCGACACCTTGGCCCCAGCCATGATCAGTCGAGATCCCGCTTCTTCCGGGAACGCAGCGGACGTAGGCCCCGGCGGATCAGCCACAGCGTGGGCACGGCGCCCACCATGCCGATCCCCGCGGGGATCCCGGCCTGCCACGGCGCGGCGCCAAGGGCGGCGGCCTGCGGGTTCGGGTCGTCGATGGTCTGCCAGCGGCCTGGCGGCAGCACGATGACCTGCGCCTTGCCGATCACGTTGGCCACCGGCACCGGACCGTGCCCCTCGGCCCGGGAGTCCGAGGAGTTGTTCCGGTTGTCGCCCATCATCCAGAGGTGGCCCTGCGGCACCGTGATCGGACCGAACCGGGTCTGGTCCTGGGCCCCGCCGTTGCGCTCGGGATCCCAGTACAGGTAGGGCTCGGTCAACGGCTTGCCGTCGACCAGCAACCGGTTCTGGTCGTCGCAGCACTGCACGGTCTGCCCGCCGACCGCGATCACCCGCTTGACGAAGTCCCGCTCGTCCGGCGGCGCGAGGCCGATGAACGAACCGAGGCCCTGGAACCAGCGGATGAAGGAACTCGACGAGCGGGATCCCACGATCTCCGGGCTCCACGAGTCGGGGCCGCGGAAGACCACGACGTCACCCGGCTTGGGATCGCTGAAGCGGTAGGTCACCTTGTCGACCAGCACCCGGTCGTTCGTGCACCCGTCGCAACCGTGGAGCGTCTGCTCCATGGACTGCGACGGGATCACGTACACCCGGGCCAGGAACTCCTGGATCAGGAAGGTGAGCAGCAGCGCGACCACGATCAGGATCGGCAGCTCCTTCCAGAAGGAGCCCTTTTTCTTGGGCTTCTTCGTATGGAAGGGCTTCTCCTCCGACGCCCCGGCCCCGGCACGCGGGGTGCCGTGGGCGGGGGTGGAGTCATCCGGATCGTTGTGCTGAGGCTGGGAAGCCACGATGTCGGCCACCGAATCAGGCTACGTGACGGAGACGACGCCCGATCACTTGGCGGGGACCGTGTCCCGCTTCTCCTTGATCTTGGCGGCCTTGCCGCGCAGGTTGCGCAGGTAGTAGAGCTTGGCCCGGCGCACGTCGCCGCGGGTCACCAGCTCGATCTTGGCCAGGTTCGGGGAGTGCACCGGGAAGGTGCGCTCGACGCCGACGCCGAAGGAGACCTTGCGGACGGTGAAGGTCTCGCGGATGCCACCGTTCTGGCGGCGGATGACCACGCCCTGGAAGACCTGCACGCGCTCACGAGAACCCTCGATGACGCGAACGTGCACCTTCAGCGTGTCCCCCGGGCGGAATTCCGGGATGTCAGAACGCAGCGACTGGGCGTCCAGAGCGTCCAGGATGTTCATGGGTGTTCCGTCCTCGTCATTCTCAGAGTTCTCACTTACGCCCTAGGTCCATCGCCGGGTGTGCGAGAGGGCCCGTCAGGGGTGAGCTTCCGGTGTGCGCGCCGGTCAGGGACCGGCAGCAGCAACCTGTCCAGTGTGCCAGACGGGGTAGTCGGGCACGAAATCGGCCTGCTCAGGCCGGGTGCTCCTCGGCGCGGAGCTGTTCGAGCAGCTTGCGGTCGTGCTTGTCCAGCGACTCCGCGGGCAGCGCGGCCAGCAGCTCGGGACGGCGGTGGTAGGTGCGCTCCAGGGCACGGTCCCGGCGCCAGCGGTTGATCGCGGCGTGGTTGCCAGAGCGCAGCACGTCGGGCACCGGCATGTCCTGCCAGACCTCGGGCCGGGTGTAGCTGGGGCCTTCGAGCAGCCCGTCGGAGAAGGAGTCCTGCTCGTGCGATGCCTGGTTGCCCAGCACCCCCGGCAGCAGCCGGACCACCGCCTCGACCATGACCAGCACCGCGGCCTCGCCGCCGATGAGCACGTAGTCGCCGATGGAGACCTCGTCCACCGGCATCCGCCGCGCGGCCGCGTCCACCACCCGCTGGTCGATGCCCTCGTAGCGCCCGCAGGCGAAGACGAGGTGCTGCTCACGGGCGTAGGCGTGGGCCATGGCCTGGGTGAACGGGCGGCCGGCCGGGGTGGGCACGATCAGCCGGGGGGTGGGTTCGGCCGGGCAGATGGCATCCAGTGCCTCGCCCCAGACCTGCGGTTTCATCACCATGCCCGGCCCGCCGCCGTACGGGCTGTCATCCACCGAGCGGTGCACGTCGTGCGCGTAGTCGCGCAGGTCGTGCACGCCGAGCTGGATCAGGCCGCGGTCCAGGGCCTTGCCGAGCAGCGCCTCCCGCAGCGGGGAGACGTACTCGGGGAAGATGGTGATGACGTCGAGGCGCACGCGCGTGTTCGTTCCTACTGGTCGAAGAGGCCCTCGGGCGGGTCGATGACGACCCGGCCGCCGGCGAGGTCGACCTCGGGCACGATCGCGGCCACGAAGGGCACGAGCAGCTCAGTGCCGTCGGCGTCGAGCACGAGCAGCTCGCCGCCGGGGCCGTGGATGACCTCGCGCACCACGCCGATGGCCGCCCCGGTGGTGTCCACCGCGGCCAGGCCCTCGAGCTGGTGGTCGTAGAAGGAGTCCGGCTCGGTGATCTCGGGCAGCTCGCTGACCTGGACGGTGAGCAGGACGCCGCGCAGGGAGTCGGCGGCACCGCGGTCGGCGATGCCCTCGAAGCTCACCAACAGCCGCCCGGCGTGTGGCCGGGCGGCTGTGACGGTGAGACGTCGGGCAACGCCCTGACGCGGCTTGCCGGTCAGGACGGTGCCGATGGCGAACCGGTCGTCCGGCTCGTCGGTGTGCACGTCCACGACGAGTTCGCCGCGGATGCCGTGCGACCGGGCGATACGCCCGACGACCACTTCGGTGCTCACGGAGATGACGTCCGCGGCGCTCAGCGGTCGGTGTCGACGACGTCGACCCGGAGGCCGCGGCCGCCGATACCGGACATGACGGTGCGCAGGGCGGTCGCCGTGCGACCGCCGCGGCCGATCACCTTGCCGAGGTCCTCGGGGTGCACGTGCACCTCGAGAGTCCGCCCACGGCGAGTCGTGATCAACTGGACGCGCACGTCGTCCGGGTGGTCGACGATGCCGCGGACCAGGTGCTCAAGAGCGTCCGCGAGTACCGTCATGCGCCGGCGTCCTCGGCCTTCTCGGCACCCTCGGCGGCGGCCGCGGGGGCCTCCTCAGCGGGCTTGTCGGCCTTCTTCGGGGCCTTCTTCGACTTCGGCGTGGTGGCGTCGGTCGACGGCTCCTCGCCGGCGGCGGCGAGCGCGGCCTCGAACAGGGACTTCTTGTCGACCTTGGGCTCCTTGACCTTCAGGGTGCCCTCGGCGGGGGCCGGCAGGCCCTTGTACTTCTGCCAGTCACCGGTCAGCTCGAGCAGGCGCTGCACGGGCTCGGTCGGCTGCGCGCCGACACCCAGCCAGTACGCCGCACGCTCGGCGTTGACCTCGATGAAGCTCGGCTCGTCCTTGGGGTGGTACTTGCCAATCGTCTCGATCGCCTTGCCGTTGCGCCGGGTGCGCGCGTCGGCGACCACGATGCGGTAGTACGGCTGGCGGATCTTGCCAAGGCGCATGAGCTTGATCTTGACGGCCACGGGTAGCGGTGCTCCTCGAAATTTTGTGCTGCTCACGGGTGAGCGCCCACCTGTCCGCGTGGGGTTGCGGGTGTGGTGCGCTCGGTTGTCGGAGCCGTGGCACGGTGAGAGGGACCGACCATGGCGGACAGCCAGCCATTGTGCCAGACGGGGTGCGCCGGGGACGAATCCGGGGGCGGTTCAGGCGAAGGCGGACAGCGTGACGCCTGCCTCGGTCAGCGCGCTCCGGACCGCGATCGCGTGCGCCACCGCGCCCGGGGTGTCCCCGTGCAGGCAGAGCGAGCGGGCCTGGCTGGCCAGCACCGATCCGTCCACCGCGACGATCTGGCCGCGCTCGGCCAGCCGCACCGCGCGGTCCACCACCTCGGCGGTACTGGTCAGCAGCGCGCCGGGCTGACTGCGCGGGACCAGGGTGCCCTCCGGGGTGTAGCCGCGGTCGGCGAATGCCTCCTGGACCGCGGGCAGGCCGGCCGCCTCGGCCGCGGCGAGCAGCCGGGAGCCGGGCAGGCCGAGCACCGGGAGTTCGCCGAAGGCACGCACGCCGGCGACCACCGCGGCGGCCTGGGCCTCGTGGTGCACGACCGCGTTGTAGAGCGCGCCGTGCGGTTTGACGTAGCGGACCTCGGTGCCCGCCGCGCGGGCGCACGCGGAGAGCGCGCCGATCTGGTAGAGCACCTCGTCGGCCAGCTCGGCCGGGTCGGCGTCGATGAAGCGGCGGCCGAAGCCGGCCAGGTCGCGGTAGGAGACCTGGGCGCCGACCGCGACCCCTGACCTGGCCGCGGCCTGGCAGACCCGGCGCATGGTGGCCGGGTCGCCCGCGTGGAAGCCGCAGGCCACGTTGGCCGAGGTGACCACGTCCAGCAGTGCCTCGTCATCGCCCAGCCGCCAGATGCCGAAGCCCTCGCCGAGGTCGCTGTTGAGGTCCAGCCTCATGCCGGGATCACCCCTGTCATGATCAGCAGCATGCCCAGCGCGGGCAGCAGGTTGTTGACCTGGTGCACCACGATGCTGGCCAGCAGGCCGCCGGTGTACATCCGGGCCAGGCCCATCGGGATCGCGATGAACAGCAGCAGCGGGGTGCGCTCCGGCTCGAAGTGCGCGACCGCGAAGACCATGGTGCTCAGCACGAACGCGGCCCAGCGGCCCCAGCCGAGGCGTTCCACCGCGCCCCAGAGCAGGCCGCGGTAGACGATCTCCTCGCACAGCGGGCCGACCAGCCACAGGTGCAGGAAGACGACCACGGCCAGCACCGGGGACATGGTCGCGCCGTCGAGGACCTTGCCGACCGCGGAGTTGGCCTGGTCGTTGCCGACCCAGGCGGCCCAGATCCGGGTGGCGTAGAGGGTCGGCACCAGGGCGATCGCGCCGATGGCCAGGCCGATGCCGGCGTGCCGCCAGTTCCAGCGCAGCCGCAGGTCGGCCAGTGGGCCGTTGCCGCGCAGCATGGTGATCAGCACCGCGACCAGCGCGCCGGTCAGGGTGGGCAGGGCCAGCACCGCGACCAGCTCGAACTGCCCGATCCGGGCGCCGGGGGCGGGCCGCAACAGTGCACTGAGCGTGACCGAGACCAGCAGGAACGCACCGAAGGAGACCACGAACGCGCCAAAGCCCCACCGATGCGGTTTGGCCGGGGTGTCGAAGAGCGCGTCCGCCGGGCGCTCGCCGAGGCCGCGCAGGATCGCCCACCAGCGGAGCCCCGCTGGAGGATCGCCCACCGGCTCCGGCGTCTGCGGTGCGTTCACGGGCGCCTCCGAGCGGCTGGGCTTGCGATCGGGAAGAACTGTCCCACTCTAGCCAGAAGGACTACCCGGCGTAGCGGGGCCGGGACCTAGGACGGCACCAGGTTCGCGCCGAAGAAGAAGATCAGCGCAGGCAACAGGTTGTTCACCGCGTGCGCCACGATGCTGGCGCCGATGCGCCCGGTGAGCATCCTGGCCCAGCCCATCGCGACGCCCTGGGCGAACAGCGCCAGGGTGCGGTCGGGTTCCTGGTGCATGAGGGAGAAGACCAGCGCGGTGAGCACCAGGATCGCGTACCTGGGCACCCGGTACTGCTCCAGCGCGCCCCAGAGCGCGCCCCTGGTCAGCAGTTCCTCGGTGAGCGGGGCGCCGATGAACAGGAACAGGGCGAGCAGGGCCAGCCAGACGGTGCGGCCCTCGTTGCCGGCGAAGATGCCGGTGGCCGGGGGTGGGGAGCCGCCGCCGAGGCCGAACACGATCGGGTTGATGAGGAAGGCGGCGCCGATGGAGATCGCGCCGCAGACCAGGCCGACCCTGAGGTCGCGCAGGGTGGGCACGATGCCGAAGTCGCGGCGCAGACCGCTGCCCTTCCACCAGCTCGCGATGGCCGGGACCAGGCCGAGCAGCAGGTTGGGCGCGAAGGAGAGCAGCAGGAGCGGGCCGAGCACCGGGGGTTCGGCGGGGTCGAAGCCGCGGAACTGACCGGCCATCACGGCGTTGATGATCAGTCCGGCCAGGTGGAAGGCGCCGTAGCCCAGGACGAAGACCAGGATGCCCCAGTGCACGCTGGTCCGGGTGGCGGCGACCTGCTGGGCTTCGTAGTAGGTGGGGTGCAGGTAGGGATCGCGGTTCTGGTCGACGTCGCGCATGGGGGCGGAGTAGGTGGACCAGGACGGGGGTGCGGCCGGGGCGGGGCCGTAGCCGGGGATGTCGGCCACCGGGAAGGTGGCTGGGGGCTGGCCGAGGCCGTGCGGCTGGGCGGCGGCACCGGCGGGCGGCGCGGCGGCTGGGACCGAGGGCGGCAGGGCAGCGGGGGCGCTGAGATGCGGCGCGGCGGCGGGGGCGGCGGCTGCGGGTGCTTCGGCCTGCGGTGCGGTGGGCCAGGTGGGTGGCGGCTGGCCAGGGGACGCCGCGGCGGCCGTGGGCTCGCCGGGTGGCGGGGCTGGGCTGCCGGGTGGCGCCGGGCGGGTGAAGCCCGTGGGTGGGGTGGGCGCGTCCGCGTGGTCTGGGGCCCCTGTCATCTGGTCCTCCCCCGAATCAGGTGTACGGGTGGCCGCCGAGCACGACCAGTTCCGGGCTGCGCAGCACACCCAGGTCGCTTCTCGGGTCCTCGGCGTATACCACCAGGTCGGCCGGTGCGCCGTGGGTCAGGGCCGGCCTGCCCAGCCACTCGCGGGCGGCCCAGGACGCGGCGCCGATGGCCGCCTCCCTGCTCATGCCCACCCGGTGCAGGGCGGCGATCTCGTCGGCGATGCGGCCGTGTTTGATGCCGCCGCCGGCGTCGGTGCCCGCGTAGACCGGGACGCCGGCCTCGATCGCGGCGGCCATGGTGTCGGCGCAGCGGGCGTGCAGGTCGAGCATGTGCTCGGCGTAGCGCGGGTACTTGCCCGCCTTGGCCGCGATGCCGGGGAACAGCTCGATGTTGATCAGGGTGGGGACCAGCGCGGTGCCGCGGCGGGCCATCTCGGCGATGGTGTCCCCGGTCAGGCCGGTGCCGTGTTCGATGCAGTCGATGCCCGCGTTGACCAGGCCGGGGACCGCGTCCTCTGAGAAGACGTGCGCGGTGACCCTGGCGCCGGCGGCGTGCGCGGCGGCGATGGCCTCGGTGAGGATCCGGTCCGACCAGAGCGGGGCCAGGTCGCCGGTGCCGCGGTCGATCCAGTCGCCGACGATCTTGACCCAGCCGTCGCCATCGGCGGCCTGTTCGGCCATGGCCGCGGGCAGCAGTTCCTCGTGTTCCAGTTCCGCGCTGATGTAGGGGATATAGCGCTTGGGACGGGAGAGGTGCCTGCCCGCGCGGATGATCCGGGGCAGGTCGGCGCGCTCCTGCAGCGGGCGGGTGTCCAGCGGGGAGCCGCAGTCGCGCAGCAGCAGCGCGCCGGCGTCGCGGTCGGTGCGGGCCTGGTCGACGGCCTCGGGCAGTTCCACCGCGCCGTTGGGGCCAAGGCCGACGTGGCAGTGCGCGTCGACCAGGCCGGGCAGCAGGTAGCCGCCCTCGTGCAAGGTCTGGGCGGCGCGGACGGGCTCATGCGAGATGAGCCCGTCCGCGATCCACAGGTCCCGGTGTTCGCCCTCCGGGAGGAGGACGCCGCGCAGGTGGAACGCTGGTGGTGCCTGGGTCACTTGTCGAACTTCAGCTTCGAGGGGTCGAAGCCGGGCGGGAGCTGGTCCAGGTTGGACAGCGCCGGGGGCAGCTCGTTGAGGCCCTTGGGCATGCCGGACAGGTCGGGCATGCCGCCGGGGAAGCCGGGCATGCCGCCCATGCCGGGGAAGCCGCCGCGGATCTTGGGCGGGGTCGGGCCCTTGCCCTTCTTCCCCTTCTTGCCCTTGCGGCCCTTGCCGCCGCCCCTGGTGGCGCTGCCGCCGCCGATGCCGAAGCGTCCGGCCATCTGCTGCATCATCTTCTTGGCGTCGAAGAAGCGGTTGACCAGGTTGTTGATCTCGCTGATCGCCACGCCGGAGCCCTTGGCGATGCGCTGCCGCCGGGAGGCGTTGATGATCTTCGGGTCGGCCCGCTCGGCCGGGGTCATGCCGCGGATGATCGCCTGCACCCGGTCCAGCTGCTTCTCGTCGACCTGGGCGATGGCGTCCTTCATCTGCCCGGCGCCGGGCAGCATGCCGAGCAGGTTGGCGATCGGGCCCATCTTGCGCACGGCCATCATCTGCTGGAGGAAGTCCTCCAGGGTCAGCTCGCCGGCGCCCAGCTTCTGCGCCTGCTTCTCCGCCTCCTGGGCGTCGAAGACCTGTTCGGCCTGCTCGATCAGGGTGAGCACGTCACCCATGCCGAGGATGCGGCTGGCCATCCGGTCGGGGTGGAAGACGTCGAAGTCCTCCAGCTTCTCCCCGTTGGAGGCGTACATGATCGGCTGGCCGGTGACCTCGCGGACGCTGAGCGCGGCGCCACCGCGGGCGTCGCCGTCGAGCTTGGTCAGCACGACGCCGGTGAAGCCGACGCCCTCCTGGAAGGCGGTCGCGGTGCTGACCGCGTCCTGGCCGATCATCGCGTCGACCACGAACAGCACCTCGTCGGGCTGCACGGCGTCGCGGATGTCCGCGGCCTGCTTCATCAGCTCCTCGTCGACGCCGAGGCGGCCGGCGGTGTCGACGATGACCAGGTCGTGCTGGGACTTGCGGGCTTCCTCGATGGCCAGCCTGGCCACCGCGACCGGGTCGCCGACGCCGTTGCCCGGCTCGGGCGCGAACACCGGCACGCCTGCCCGCTGGCCGACCACCTGGAGCTGGTTGACCGCGTTGGGCCGCTGGAGGTCGCAGGCGACCAGCAGCGGGGTGTGGTTCTGCCCGGCCAGGTGCTTGGCCAGCTTGCCGGCCAGGGTGGTCTTACCGGCGCCCTGCAGACCGGCGAGCATGATCACCGTGGGCGGGGTCTTGGCCAGGTTGAGCCGACGGGTCTCGCCGCCGAGGATGGCGACGAGTTCCTCGTTGACGATCTTGACGACCTGCTGGGCCGGGTTCAGCGCCTGGGAGACCTCGGCGCCCTTGGCCCGCTCCTTGATCTGCGCGATGAAGCTGCGCACGACGGGCAGCGCCACGTCGGCCTCGAGCAGTGCGATCCTGATCTCGCGACAGGTCGCGTCGATGTCGGCATCGGACAGTTTGCCCTTGCCGCGCAGGTTCTTCAGGACCGATGTGAGGCGGTCGGAAAGGGTGTCGAACACGGGTCTCGGGCTCCAGCGGGGTCAGGACGGCAACAGAGTTCCTGACCCTAAGGCTAGCCGTCAGCGCGACCGCGAACCCACCAACTCCAGTTTCAGGCCGTTCGCGACGTCCGAGCGGTAGATCAGGGTGACCTCCGGCCAGCCCCGCAGCGGCCGTCCGGCGGTGAGCCGGGCGCTGATCCGCAGGGCCCGCCGGACGTGTCTGGCGAAGGAATGCGGGCGGATCACCCTGGCCCTGGCGCGCTGTCCCTCGCGGGCCTGTTCGGGGCTGACCTCCAGCCACAGCATCCGCGGCCGGCGGCCGGAGAGCCGGGCCAGCAGGGACAGCCAGGTGCGGGTGGTCACCCTGGTGGCGGGCTCGTGCACGAGCACGGGGCCGGGCGCGGTGAGCGCGGCCCAGACGATGCGCAGGTGGTGCAGCAGGTGCACCAGCGGCCGGTAGCAGCGGTAGGGCAGGTTCGGCAGCCACTCGGCCAGCGGGTCGCGGACCTGGTCGGAGTCGAGCACGGTGTACGGGCCGCTGGCGCGCAGCTTGCGCAGCAGGGAGGACTTGCCCGCCCCTGGTAGGCCGGCGAGCAGCATCAGGTCGTGCGGTCGTGCTCGGACCACGAGTGGTCCGGTGCCGGGGCGGCTGGATGTCACGCCGGTGCTGTCCACAACTGAAGAACGTACGGGGCGAACCAGGACGTTCCGCCCACAGCCCGTCGACAGCTGATCGACAGGTGGCTACCCGGAGAGCACCGATGGCGGCCTGGACCCCTCACCGGGCCGCCATCGGCTCTCCGCTGGTGACGCTGTGGCCTCCTGCCACGGCTCCCCACCGTGGTCCCCGAACCGCGTCACGGCAGTCAGCCTGGTCCATTCGTGCAGGTCAGCGCAGCGTGATGGCCCGTGAACCGGACCACGTGGAACTACCTACGTCCCGCTACGCAGCCCTGCCCCCGTTACGGAGCGGGCTGCTGCTCAGCGGGCGGCGGCCAGCACCGCCTTCTCGATCTTGCGACGGGCCGGGCTGCCGGGCTCGTGCAGGCCGTTGTCGGCGGTGGTGAGGCTGAAGGAGTCCACGACGGTGCCGCCGAGGGTGGCCACCCTGGCCCAGCGCACGTCGACCTTGCAGCTCTCCAGTGCGGCCGCGATCCGGTGCAGCAGGCCGATCCGGTCGGTGGCACGCAGTTCCAGCACCACCGCGCCGCTGGCCTCGTCGTCGAACCAGAGCACCTTGGGCGGGGCGATCTGCTCGGGCGGGCCGCCGTAGTCGCGTTCCTTGGCGGCCAGCCGGTCGGTCAGCGAGAGGGTGCCCTCGACCACCTTGACCAGTTGCTCGCGCAGCAGCGCGGCATCGGGCAGGGTGCCGAAGCGCGGGGACACGGTGAAGGTCTCCACCCCGGCCCCGGCGTACGCGCTGACCTCGGCCGCGTGCACCTCGAGGGAGTTGAGCGCGAGCACGCCGCTGGCCAGGGAGAGCAGGCCGATCCGGTCCGGGGCGAGCACGGTGACGGTGGCGGTCTGGCCGTTGGGGGTGATCACCACGTGCGGTTTGCCGGAGGCGACCGCGGCCTCGGCGAGGGCCTGCTGTTCCGGGTCGAGCGGGCCGGGGCCTTCCAGCGGCTCCCCGGCCATCGCGGCGCGGCAGCGGCGGACCAGGTCGGCGATCAGCGCGGCCTTCCACTCCGTCCACACGCCGGGTCCGGTGGCCAGTGAGTCGGCCTCGGCCAGCGCGTGCAGCAGTTCCAGGGCCACCGGGTCGCCGTCGAGGGTGTCCACCACCCGGTGCACGGTGGCCGGGTCCTCCACATCGCGGCGGGTGGCGGTGTGCGGCAGCAGCAGGTGGTGCCGGACCACCCTGGCCACGATGGTCACATCCGAGGGCCACAGGCCGAGGCGTTCGCAGACCTGGGTGGCCAGTGCGGCGCCGACCTCGGAGTGGTCGCCGTCGCGGCCCTTGCCGATGTCGTGCAGCAGGGTGGCCAGCAGCAGCAGGTCGGGGCGGGAGACGGTGGTGGCCAGCCGGGCGGCGTTGGCCACCGCGTGCACCAGGTGCCGGTCCACCGTCCAGGTGTGCGCGGCATCGCGTGGCGGCAGGTCGCGGACGGCGCCCCACTCCGGGAACAGCCGTCCCCACAGGTCGGTCCGGTCCAGCGCCTCGACCACGTCGATCAGCCCGCGTCCGCAGCCGAGCAGGGCGAGCAGTTCCTGGCGGGCCGCGCTGGGCCATGGCCTGCGCAGTTCGGGCGCGGAGTCGGCCAGCCGGGCCAGCGTGCCGGCGGCGATCGGGCTGCCGGTGCGCGCGGCCGAGGCGGCCACCCGCAGCAGCAGGCCGGGATCGCGGGCCGGCACGGCGTCGCGGGCCAGCGCTACCTCGCCGCCGTGCAGCACCACGCCGTCGTCCAGTGGCCGCCTGGCCGGGCCGCGGTTCCACGGGGCGCGACTGCTGAGCGCGGCGAAACCCTTGCGGGGCAGGGCGTTGCGCGCGGTGCGCAGGGCCACGTCGACCGCGTAGGCCACGGTGCGGCCGGTGGCGGAGAGCAGCCTGGCCAGCTCGAAGCGATCGCCGACACCCAGTGCCATGGCGATCTCGTCGCCGTCCTCGGCCCGGATGACGTCGCGGGCCTTGCCGACGCCGCGGTGCAGTTCGGTGCGCACGTCCAGCAGCAGCGTGCGGGCGGCGCGGACCTCGGCGCCGGGCCGGTCCACCAGCTGGGTGGCGGCCAGCGCGTCGAGCAGGTTGAGGTCGCGCAGGCCGCCCTTGCCGTTCTTCAGGTCGGGTTCGACCCGGTGCGCGACCTCGCCGGAGCGCTGCCAGCGGTGTTCGGCGGCCTCGACCAGGTCCTCGAACCGGGTCCGGATGCCCGCCCGCCAGCTCTGCCGCGCGCCGGCGGCGAGTCGTTCGGACAGCGCCTGGTCGCCGACCAGGTGCCGAACCTCCAGCAGGCCGAGCGCGGCACGCAGGTCGGTGGCGGCCACCTTCTCCGCCTCCGAGAGCGTGCGCACCGAGTGGTCCAGGCCGACGCCGGAGTTCCACAGCGGGTACCAGAGCCGGTCGGCCAGCGCGCCGACCTCGGTCCGTCCATTGTGGACAAGAACCAGGTCGAGGTCGGAGTGCGGGGCCAGTTCGCGGCGGCCGAGCGCGCCCACGGCGACCAGTGCGGTGCCGCTGCCCGCGCCGCCGATG contains:
- the rimM gene encoding ribosome maturation factor RimM (Essential for efficient processing of 16S rRNA); amino-acid sequence: MSTEVVVGRIARSHGIRGELVVDVHTDEPDDRFAIGTVLTGKPRQGVARRLTVTAARPHAGRLLVSFEGIADRGAADSLRGVLLTVQVSELPEITEPDSFYDHQLEGLAAVDTTGAAIGVVREVIHGPGGELLVLDADGTELLVPFVAAIVPEVDLAGGRVVIDPPEGLFDQ
- a CDS encoding RNA-binding protein, with amino-acid sequence MTVLADALEHLVRGIVDHPDDVRVQLITTRRGRTLEVHVHPEDLGKVIGRGGRTATALRTVMSGIGGRGLRVDVVDTDR
- the lepB gene encoding signal peptidase I, producing MADIVASQPQHNDPDDSTPAHGTPRAGAGASEEKPFHTKKPKKKGSFWKELPILIVVALLLTFLIQEFLARVYVIPSQSMEQTLHGCDGCTNDRVLVDKVTYRFSDPKPGDVVVFRGPDSWSPEIVGSRSSSSFIRWFQGLGSFIGLAPPDERDFVKRVIAVGGQTVQCCDDQNRLLVDGKPLTEPYLYWDPERNGGAQDQTRFGPITVPQGHLWMMGDNRNNSSDSRAEGHGPVPVANVIGKAQVIVLPPGRWQTIDDPNPQAAALGAAPWQAGIPAGIGMVGAVPTLWLIRRGLRPLRSRKKRDLD
- the rplS gene encoding 50S ribosomal protein L19, which codes for MNILDALDAQSLRSDIPEFRPGDTLKVHVRVIEGSRERVQVFQGVVIRRQNGGIRETFTVRKVSFGVGVERTFPVHSPNLAKIELVTRGDVRRAKLYYLRNLRGKAAKIKEKRDTVPAK
- a CDS encoding DUF2469 domain-containing protein; protein product: MSAEDLEKYETEMELQLYKEYRDIVGQFAYVVETERRFYLANAVDVQVRNADGEVYFEVRMSDAWVWDMYRPARFVKNVRVITFKDVNVEELDKPDLRLPESGPFGQ
- a CDS encoding ribonuclease HII, with translation MAGAKVSPRPDDSKAELRPPRAVVRGSSGNWALQAALDRRGLGPVAGVDEAGRGACAGPLVVAACVLRPGDTRRFEGLTDSKLLTAATRDRMYDLVLDRSVAHSVVVVDPAEVDALGIHVVNLEGMRRAVARLSPHPGYVLTDGFRVPGLTAPNMPVIKGDQAVACVAAASVLAKVTRDRIMTELHQRHPRYGFDVHKGYSTAEHSAALRTHGPTDEHRWSYANVVAAAEEHGLTPPRRVKTGLLATARNGVAPVVQNVLVPPGRLAEGAAVSRRGVEGG
- a CDS encoding LamB/YcsF family protein yields the protein MRLDLNSDLGEGFGIWRLGDDEALLDVVTSANVACGFHAGDPATMRRVCQAAARSGVAVGAQVSYRDLAGFGRRFIDADPAELADEVLYQIGALSACARAAGTEVRYVKPHGALYNAVVHHEAQAAAVVAGVRAFGELPVLGLPGSRLLAAAEAAGLPAVQEAFADRGYTPEGTLVPRSQPGALLTSTAEVVDRAVRLAERGQIVAVDGSVLASQARSLCLHGDTPGAVAHAIAVRSALTEAGVTLSAFA
- the rpsP gene encoding 30S ribosomal protein S16, producing the protein MAVKIKLMRLGKIRQPYYRIVVADARTRRNGKAIETIGKYHPKDEPSFIEVNAERAAYWLGVGAQPTEPVQRLLELTGDWQKYKGLPAPAEGTLKVKEPKVDKKSLFEAALAAAGEEPSTDATTPKSKKAPKKADKPAEEAPAAAAEGAEKAEDAGA
- the trmD gene encoding tRNA (guanosine(37)-N1)-methyltransferase TrmD, coding for MRLDVITIFPEYVSPLREALLGKALDRGLIQLGVHDLRDYAHDVHRSVDDSPYGGGPGMVMKPQVWGEALDAICPAEPTPRLIVPTPAGRPFTQAMAHAYAREQHLVFACGRYEGIDQRVVDAAARRMPVDEVSIGDYVLIGGEAAVLVMVEAVVRLLPGVLGNQASHEQDSFSDGLLEGPSYTRPEVWQDMPVPDVLRSGNHAAINRWRRDRALERTYHRRPELLAALPAESLDKHDRKLLEQLRAEEHPA